ccatctatactacagcctttcttgagtaaacaatactcatcaagaaaggcccTGCTAACGTAGGTAACACTTCCGTTAGCAgggctaaaccactgaacccaTTTAATAAATTGgtccttggagcagaacataggccaaTTTTTAtgctggaaaaatccatggatcccacGAGGTTTGAAAAACCGGAATATTCCGTGAACGTAGTCTTGGGAATCCGCtaattatgtatgtttatatatattttttattattattattttttaatttagcaatGTTTTTGTGTATCATGCAGAGAAAGATCCAGAGCCCAAGTATCAATCGGACTTTGACAGCAAGATGTTGATGGAGCGCGCTGCGTTGTTGTCTTTGTCGGCGAGCCAGTTCGACCTTCTGCTGAGATACGTGGAGACCCTTCGACAGCAGCGTCTATCGGCACAGAAACAAATCGtaggttcttttttttttattctttacaagttagcccttgattacgatcttacctgatggtaagtgatgatgcaatctaagatggaagcgggctaacttgttaggaggaggatgaaaatccacacccctttcggtttctacacgacatcgtaccgaaacgctaaatcgtttggcgataCGGCGGCGAAATCGTATTTCTGTTTTTACAGTCTAACAtagtgttttcaacgaaatgacattaCCTATATACTTAAagtagtataatattagtaactagcggacgcccgcgacttcgtccgcgaaacCCTACCTACTACTACCTAGCCTACTCCCACtttacagctaccctaccatacaggggataagtagggactcaaccctacccctaccttacccctaattTTACTCCGACCCTACTGCTACTATACGCCTAttctaccacgcgacggaaacttaaaaaatggagtaacttctgcTGTTTTaacaacatttcccttcactgctctgctcctattgatcgtagcgtgatataaagtatactataatctgcccaggagtatgaagaataattgtaccaagtttcgttaaaatccgtcgagtagtttttgtttctataaagaacatacagacagacagacaaaaattttactgattgcatttttggcatcagtatcgatcactaatcaccccctgatagttattttggaaatatatttcatgtacagaattgacctctctacagatttattataagtatagatgatattTTCACGAAAAACcgatatttacataatttcgtTCTAATTagacatcaaaatcaaaaaattcttttattgaattcaacatttcaaaattcatttatttcaaggctcagtttgcaagcacttttgaaaggtcagctgactatttgtaaagattctaccaccagctcggaaggcaggttctactgaCAAGAACCGGCAAAAACTCAACTGTTGctcttttaagaaaaatcatacagtgaaggtggaagctgatccaatggcctttGCCATTGAGCTTAATGATCACTAAaacatacatctatactaatattataaagctgaaaagtttgtttgtttgtttgattaaacacgtcaatctcaggaactactggtctgatttgaaaaattctttttgtgttagatagcccatttatcgaggaaggatacagactatatattatccatgcattcttacgggaacgggaaccacgcgggtaaaaccaagcggcgtcagctagtaccatGATAAAATACCTAGGTACATAACCTTATTGGTCTGTATGAAATACACTCAACTGCTTAGAGAGTCTTTCTATCTATTATGGCAGAACTTCTCGCCTAATAACTTCGATGACACTGCTGCAGTCTCATTAGGAAGTCTatagcaaaaacaaaaaaaaaaatagtctaatGAAAGTCTACGTACAAGTTTTTCATAGATTTTGTTAGTTCGGAGCCGTCTTACAGCTTTTAAGCCCTGGGCGATACAGAATAATGGGGCCTCTTTAGACAGAGGCTTAGACATTTTAAAACAGGTTTGCTTTCTACATTTGAACTATATATTACGCAATTGTCtagatatatatttatctaCGCAATTATATCTAATGAATATTGCCTCTAGAAAgtatttgatattaaaaatctgaatatcttagcattccatggattcaccgtgccgGGTCCAtagcgtggtagagagaaaaacaccgagcaaagtccaggacaggtgactactggatgtagggttaaggaattccttgacgatcgatcaacactccccttctctgctcctgttgttctccctacctatccaaatttggtaagatcctattagggCAGCTTGGGATACTCTATATTTCGGATACTGTGGGATACTCTATAtagttctaatatagaactagctgcacatctagagaggccaagcaagcaagttatagagagattatGCTGGTAGTcatctcgcacctacttctacatagacagttttagttagttcatttgttaggtcataatatttattcacttttaaactgtgtTCCTTCGGGTTATTCAGTGaagattcatttttaattatgtggTATTTTACTTCCAGGAGTGCGGGTTTTGTAGAAACAATCGTCGGTCGGAGCTGTGGTACACGACGCACACGCTGAAGGATGCCAAGGGGCGCGTCATTTGCCCCATCTTGCGCTCGCTGGTGTGCCCCCGGTGCGGGGCAACGGGTGACCACGCGCACACCGTCACACATTGCCCTAGAAGGCGTTACTAGTTacttattaagttttaaaaccattaaaattttataaaaaaaaaaatagcctacttattttcaatttaactcATTACAATTTTTAGGTGCATGACAAAACGTTCCTCTAAGcctaaaaaaatagataaaccaCCTTTTGTTTATCTTCCTTTTACAATACAACATGCGCTGGAGACAATTTAGTGCAGAAATA
This genomic stretch from Bicyclus anynana chromosome 14, ilBicAnyn1.1, whole genome shotgun sequence harbors:
- the LOC112043569 gene encoding uncharacterized protein LOC112043569; the encoded protein is MDINKIIEDFDTRNASLEASILSKEKSRSPKQAFQNKKADLQKDALLAVKRDPAVLEAKVTVKDQSLNPPKSLKFSKSKGPQPQKDPEPKYQSDFDSKMLMERAALLSLSASQFDLLLRYVETLRQQRLSAQKQIECGFCRNNRRSELWYTTHTLKDAKGRVICPILRSLVCPRCGATGDHAHTVTHCPRRRY